One segment of Saprospiraceae bacterium DNA contains the following:
- the glgB gene encoding 1,4-alpha-glucan branching protein GlgB, whose protein sequence is MPTVKFHSLLTDFDIALYQAGKHFQLHHKMGSHIVEVDGQRGVCFSVWAPNAKRVSVTGDFNGWNPDAHILNPRWDSSGIWEGFIPGLDKGTVYKYHVKTWDGFGLDKGDPFALLWETPPKTASIVWEFDYKWKDEKWLKTRRERAFKPQPWSVYEVHPGSWKKIPKEMNRSLNFREMADDLVPYVKDMGFTHIEFMPVMEHPYFPSWGYQITGYFAPTSRSGQPEDLMHLIDKCHEAGIGVILDWVPSHFPSDIHGLYLFDGTHIYEYSDMRRGYHPDWNSYVFDYGRNEVRSFLISNALFWLEHYHVDGLRVDAVASMLYHDYSRKEGEWIPNIYGGRENLEAISFLKDFNEAVSKNYPGVETIAEESTAFPAVTHPTFDGGLGFGQKWMMGWMHDTIEYFKRPPIFRRWHQSEITFSMIYAFSEKFMLPLSHDEVVHMKASLLYKMPGDEWQKFANLRALFGHQWTHPGSQILFMGGEIGQTSEWSHDLGVAWHLLQYDLHKGVQAWVKDLNHLYTSRKALWLNAFSPEGYEWISGDDTENCVLAYLRKGGPGDKVLLVICHFNANVMAEYTVGVPYGGVWREVLNSDDKKYGGTGIVNGTLKAKKAASHGKEYSVTFQLPPLCVMIFEGEEAPAPKQKADGREMKKAGTGKKSPSTRKQKTQKA, encoded by the coding sequence ATGCCAACTGTCAAATTTCATTCGCTACTCACCGACTTCGACATCGCATTATATCAAGCGGGCAAACACTTCCAGTTGCACCACAAAATGGGCAGCCACATCGTGGAGGTGGACGGCCAACGTGGTGTATGCTTTTCCGTGTGGGCACCCAATGCCAAGCGCGTCAGCGTCACCGGCGATTTTAATGGCTGGAATCCCGACGCACACATCCTCAACCCCCGTTGGGACAGCAGCGGCATCTGGGAAGGCTTTATTCCCGGCCTTGACAAAGGCACTGTGTATAAATACCACGTCAAAACATGGGACGGATTCGGCCTCGACAAAGGCGACCCTTTCGCCCTGTTGTGGGAAACACCGCCCAAAACTGCTTCCATTGTCTGGGAATTTGACTACAAATGGAAAGATGAAAAATGGCTGAAAACTCGACGCGAACGCGCCTTCAAGCCACAGCCGTGGTCAGTGTATGAGGTGCACCCCGGCTCGTGGAAAAAGATTCCGAAAGAAATGAACCGCTCGCTCAACTTCCGCGAAATGGCCGACGACCTCGTGCCTTACGTCAAAGACATGGGCTTTACCCACATCGAATTCATGCCCGTCATGGAGCACCCCTACTTCCCCTCGTGGGGCTACCAAATCACGGGTTATTTCGCGCCGACGAGCCGCTCGGGCCAGCCCGAGGATTTGATGCACTTGATAGACAAATGCCACGAGGCGGGCATTGGGGTCATACTCGACTGGGTTCCCTCGCATTTCCCCAGCGACATACACGGGCTGTATTTGTTTGATGGCACGCACATCTACGAGTATTCCGATATGCGCCGGGGGTATCACCCGGATTGGAACAGTTATGTGTTCGACTACGGTCGCAACGAAGTGCGCTCGTTCCTCATATCCAACGCCTTGTTCTGGTTGGAGCACTATCATGTGGACGGGCTGCGAGTGGATGCGGTCGCTTCCATGCTCTATCACGACTATTCGCGCAAAGAAGGGGAGTGGATTCCGAACATTTATGGCGGCAGGGAAAATCTGGAAGCCATTTCTTTCCTCAAAGACTTCAACGAGGCTGTTTCAAAAAATTATCCCGGCGTGGAGACCATTGCCGAAGAAAGCACGGCCTTCCCGGCGGTGACGCATCCCACGTTCGATGGCGGCCTCGGCTTCGGCCAAAAATGGATGATGGGCTGGATGCACGATACCATAGAGTACTTCAAGCGCCCTCCCATTTTCCGCCGCTGGCATCAAAGCGAAATCACCTTCTCGATGATTTACGCTTTTTCCGAAAAATTCATGCTCCCCCTCAGCCACGACGAGGTGGTGCACATGAAAGCCAGCCTGCTTTACAAAATGCCCGGCGACGAATGGCAAAAGTTCGCCAACCTTCGCGCCCTCTTCGGCCACCAATGGACGCACCCAGGCTCGCAAATCCTCTTCATGGGCGGCGAAATCGGGCAAACCAGCGAATGGAGCCACGACCTCGGCGTGGCTTGGCACTTGCTTCAATACGACCTCCACAAAGGCGTGCAGGCTTGGGTGAAAGACCTCAACCATCTCTACACCTCACGCAAGGCGCTTTGGCTCAATGCTTTTTCACCCGAAGGATACGAGTGGATTTCGGGCGACGACACCGAAAACTGTGTGCTCGCTTACCTCCGCAAAGGCGGGCCGGGCGACAAGGTGCTGCTCGTGATTTGTCATTTCAATGCCAACGTTATGGCTGAATACACCGTTGGGGTACCCTACGGAGGTGTCTGGAGAGAGGTGCTCAATAGCGATGACAAAAAGTATGGCGGCACCGGCATCGTGAATGGAACATTAAAAGCTAAAAAAGCAGCCTCTCACGGGAAGGAGTATTCGGTCACGTTCCAACTGCCCCCCTTGTGCGTGATGATTTTTGAAGGGGAGGAGGCGCCAGCCCCCAAGCAAAAGGCCGACGGGCGCGAAATGAAAAAGGCAGGAACCGGGAAAAAGTCCCCCTCAACCCGCAAACAAAAGACCCAAAAAGCCTGA
- a CDS encoding Uma2 family endonuclease, with amino-acid sequence MSAIDTAPSTFTGIALRMPNGGMTDEQFYQFCMLNPDLRIERTPDKIIEIMPPTNSETGKQNFTLSGEIYIWHKKNKLGEGFDSSTGFKLPNGAERSPDAAWISSERWNAIPKDKRQRFAPIAPDFVAEIRSSDQSLNHLKDKMEEYIECGCQLAWLIDPKSRKTWVYQSNGDIHTIPFEEPLSGGDVMPGFEVRMADVFE; translated from the coding sequence ATGAGTGCAATAGACACCGCTCCGAGCACATTCACAGGCATTGCACTCCGGATGCCAAATGGCGGCATGACGGACGAGCAATTCTATCAGTTCTGCATGCTCAACCCAGACCTGCGCATCGAGAGAACGCCTGACAAAATTATTGAAATAATGCCTCCTACCAATTCAGAAACTGGCAAACAGAACTTCACTCTTAGTGGAGAAATTTATATTTGGCACAAAAAAAACAAATTGGGTGAAGGCTTTGATTCATCTACTGGATTCAAGCTGCCGAATGGCGCGGAGCGTTCGCCCGATGCAGCGTGGATATCCAGCGAGCGTTGGAACGCCATTCCCAAAGATAAAAGACAACGGTTTGCTCCCATCGCCCCCGATTTTGTGGCTGAAATACGCTCCAGCGACCAGTCCCTCAATCATTTGAAAGATAAAATGGAAGAATACATCGAGTGTGGCTGCCAGTTGGCGTGGCTCATTGACCCGAAAAGCCGCAAGACTTGGGTCTATCAATCCAACGGCGACATCCATACCATCCCCTTCGAAGAGCCTTTGAGTGGCGGCGACGTGATGCCTGGTTTTGAGGTGAGGATGGCCGATGTTTTTGAATGA
- the queG gene encoding tRNA epoxyqueuosine(34) reductase QueG — MQNAANIQRHSSMIRAEAQRLGFEFVGFARAERLDEEARRLEQWLHAGAHGRMAYMENHFDLRIDPTKLMPGAKTVICLTFNYFTDKKQEDPEAPKLATYAFGEDYHFVVKDKLKSLLQFMQAEIGEVNGRCFVDSAPVMEREWAQRAGLGWNGRNTLTIHPKRGSFFFLAEIICDLPLLYDAPIRDHCGTCRRCIEACPTEAISPEGYFLDASKCISYLTIELRDEIPPEFKGKMDNWMFGCDVCQDVCPWNRFSERHSEPAFEPHPDLLRMSRRDWLELTEDVFGKVFKKSAVKRVKHAGLKRNIGFLDK; from the coding sequence ATGCAAAACGCTGCCAACATTCAACGACACTCAAGCATGATTCGAGCCGAAGCCCAGCGATTAGGATTCGAGTTTGTGGGTTTTGCTCGTGCCGAGCGGCTCGACGAGGAAGCGCGGCGTTTGGAGCAATGGCTGCACGCGGGTGCGCACGGTCGCATGGCCTACATGGAAAATCATTTCGACCTGCGCATTGACCCGACCAAGTTGATGCCGGGCGCAAAGACGGTGATTTGCCTGACGTTCAATTATTTCACGGATAAAAAGCAGGAAGACCCAGAAGCGCCAAAACTCGCCACTTATGCCTTCGGAGAGGATTATCATTTTGTCGTGAAAGACAAACTAAAAAGTCTGTTGCAATTCATGCAGGCAGAAATCGGCGAAGTGAACGGGCGTTGTTTCGTGGACAGTGCCCCGGTGATGGAACGCGAATGGGCGCAACGCGCCGGCCTCGGCTGGAATGGGCGCAACACCCTGACGATTCACCCGAAACGAGGGTCGTTTTTCTTTTTGGCAGAAATAATCTGCGATTTGCCGCTGCTCTACGACGCTCCCATCCGCGACCACTGCGGCACTTGCCGACGCTGCATAGAGGCTTGCCCGACAGAGGCTATTTCGCCGGAAGGCTATTTTCTCGATGCCTCGAAGTGTATTTCTTACCTGACCATCGAGCTGCGCGACGAAATCCCGCCTGAGTTCAAAGGCAAAATGGACAATTGGATGTTTGGTTGCGACGTGTGTCAGGATGTGTGCCCGTGGAATCGTTTTTCCGAGCGGCACTCGGAGCCGGCGTTCGAGCCGCATCCAGATTTGTTGCGGATGAGCCGCCGCGATTGGCTCGAACTGACAGAGGATGTGTTCGGAAAAGTTTTCAAAAAATCGGCGGTCAAAAGAGTGAAGCACGCGGGCTTGAAACGCAACATCGGTTTTTTGGACAAGTAG
- a CDS encoding PLP-dependent transferase, which yields MKFATKVIHAGIEPDPSTGAIMTPIFQTSTYVQAAPGAHKGYEYARTQNPTRSVLEKNLAALENGTDAICFASGLAAQDAVMKLLKSGDEVLAVNDLYGGSYRQMVRVWGQWGLKSRFVDMYDASKVEREISPDTKLLWLETPTNPMLNIVDIEAVCAVAKRRGILVCVDNTFASPYLQNPLDLGADIVLHSATKYIGGHSDVVHGCLVVKDASLAERLHFLQNASGAVPGPQDCFLILRGIKTLHLRVQRACENAAVIAEYLAAHPKVGKVYWPGFHAHRNHDIARRQMRMFGAMVSFDLKNNTVENATKVLSGTHLFSLAESLGGVESLIGHPASMTHASIPREERLKVGLTDSLIRLSVGVEDADDLMADLEGALGGV from the coding sequence ATGAAATTCGCCACAAAAGTCATACACGCGGGCATAGAACCCGACCCATCCACCGGGGCGATTATGACCCCTATTTTCCAAACCTCCACTTATGTGCAAGCCGCGCCCGGCGCTCACAAGGGCTACGAATACGCTCGCACCCAAAACCCCACGCGCTCGGTGCTCGAGAAAAACCTCGCCGCGCTCGAAAATGGCACGGACGCAATATGCTTCGCCTCAGGCTTAGCCGCGCAGGATGCCGTGATGAAACTGCTGAAATCCGGCGACGAGGTGCTGGCCGTCAACGACTTGTATGGCGGCTCCTATCGCCAGATGGTGCGCGTGTGGGGGCAGTGGGGGCTGAAAAGCCGCTTCGTGGATATGTACGACGCAAGTAAGGTGGAGCGAGAAATCAGCCCCGACACGAAACTCTTATGGCTCGAGACGCCTACCAACCCGATGCTCAACATCGTGGACATAGAAGCGGTGTGCGCCGTGGCCAAGCGTCGCGGCATACTCGTTTGCGTGGACAATACTTTTGCCTCGCCTTATCTGCAAAACCCGCTTGACTTGGGTGCCGACATCGTGTTGCATTCCGCCACCAAATATATCGGCGGCCATTCCGACGTGGTGCATGGCTGTTTGGTTGTGAAAGATGCGTCGTTGGCTGAGCGACTTCATTTTCTCCAAAACGCCAGCGGGGCGGTGCCGGGGCCTCAGGATTGTTTCCTCATTTTGCGTGGCATCAAGACGCTTCACCTGCGGGTGCAGCGCGCTTGCGAAAACGCCGCCGTCATAGCCGAATACTTGGCAGCGCACCCCAAAGTGGGCAAGGTATATTGGCCGGGCTTTCACGCCCACCGCAACCACGACATCGCTCGCCGTCAGATGCGGATGTTCGGCGCGATGGTTTCGTTCGACCTGAAAAACAACACGGTGGAAAATGCCACTAAGGTGTTGAGCGGTACCCACTTGTTTTCCTTGGCCGAGTCGCTCGGTGGCGTGGAGTCGCTCATCGGCCACCCTGCCAGCATGACCCACGCCAGCATCCCGCGCGAGGAGCGGCTGAAAGTAGGGCTTACCGACTCGCTTATCCGCCTCAGCGTGGGCGTGGAGGATGCGGATGATTTGATGGCGGATTTGGAAGGGGCGTTGGGGGGTGTTTGA
- a CDS encoding gliding motility-associated C-terminal domain-containing protein: protein MLTGTPQPTGYFENLLSGTYAVVVTDKDTCDGRLEGLSVAESLDSAVVFQTVDLCDELFFTFPNGDSTQKAGTYPIVLTRANGCDSTLLITVGISPNNFYVPNVFAPNKYGENEAFTIFTNPDCIQTVKLLQIYDRWGSLIFERANFPPNDLGQGWRGDHKGKPMPTGVYAYYVELQLNNGAIVPHSGDVTIIR, encoded by the coding sequence TTGCTTACCGGAACCCCACAACCAACCGGATACTTTGAAAACCTGCTTTCTGGCACATACGCTGTCGTGGTCACTGACAAAGACACCTGCGACGGGCGACTGGAAGGATTGTCGGTCGCGGAATCGCTTGATTCCGCTGTTGTTTTTCAGACAGTTGATTTGTGTGACGAACTCTTTTTCACATTCCCCAATGGCGATAGCACTCAAAAGGCTGGCACCTACCCAATCGTGCTGACTCGCGCCAACGGCTGCGACAGTACCCTGCTGATTACGGTTGGCATTTCGCCCAATAACTTTTACGTCCCCAATGTTTTTGCCCCCAACAAATACGGCGAAAACGAAGCCTTCACCATTTTCACCAACCCTGACTGTATCCAGACAGTCAAGTTGTTGCAAATCTACGACCGCTGGGGCAGTTTGATTTTTGAGCGGGCCAACTTCCCACCCAACGACCTCGGACAAGGCTGGAGAGGCGACCACAAAGGCAAGCCGATGCCCACAGGTGTCTATGCCTACTACGTCGAGCTCCAATTGAACAACGGCGCCATCGTCCCACATTCAGGCGATGTCACCATTATTCGCTGA
- a CDS encoding choice-of-anchor L domain-containing protein — translation MCSKPIVPTLFLLLAFLFFSKTLHAQLLPNKTPIATGDEPSQTLVVNMSGAKMRMPLSLPNTGAKVELCDLVPGETYMVVAIGMTQGQTTRFAMSCSDPLVAWEQQRPHAARFTAMTTCVELWVHTDEPVAAPMYLSVKCETCPEADAWKKSLLKETGAAVLQVQGGQTAEQLIKQTLINADCFDVENVTYSGFPGQIGTFSNGNTNIGFPNGVIIATGNISVAPGPNLFDNASAGYGSFTPDSDLSQLAQSNNIYDRASIEFDFTPTESPVSFQFVFASEEYCEYVFSLFNDVFGFFISGPGIAGTKNIALVPNTNNPITINNINHLVNNQYYTNNQTIWSSNLCGQFPSFNQAINEVEFDGFTKQLVATVNVIPCETYRIRLKIADVGDGVFDSAVFLKGGSFQGGGDATVRFVVNGTSDAEETTEGCDNVAIQINRIGSDQSQPITVTFSVGGTAIPGEDYEPLDTAYTIPAGQSQILVPVNIFKDFTAEDSETIVLLLDNSCSCEVTEKTLTILDYVPMNDTLLTVLTCNAGGGTILNAELPGGKAPYTYFWSTDETTPTITVSPSVNTTYSVTVSDACDEVAEYVFEVEVTPLIEITENIAFCAGGSVTIGDSVYTEPTTVVDTLLAGPGGCDTVLTYNLTQLPLTELTDTISFCAGDSVEINGVFYAEPGVVVDTIPGMAGDCDTILTYILEELPLNAISDTLGFCLGGAVTIGDSTYTEPTVVEIILPGENGNCDTLLTIVVELVPQIATTETIAFCPGESVTLGDTTYTAPGTVLLTLPGSNGDCDTLATYILELRPQASFTETIAFCPGESVTLGDTTYTAPGTVLLTLPGSNGDCDTLATYILELRPQASFTETIAFCPGESVTLGDTTYTAPGTVLLTLPGSNGDCDTLATYVLELRPQASFTETIAFCPGESVTLGDTTYTAPGTVLLTLPGSNGDCDTLATYILELRPQASFTETIAFCPGESVTLGDTTYTAPGTVLLTLPGSNGDCDTLATYILELRPQVSFTETYPYCPGDTVFINGNAYTTAGTYFDTLSGANGECDTLATYVLVSLTPAPSTVNLVCPSNVTLTVEPPVLNYNLPNASTDCDCPGLSLQMTNGLPPGSTFPIGQTEICYMAKDSCGNTTSCCFTVTVPEEEPCDEATAGCIKYELLGITKDDKGNRTYRFRVRNNCPTRLMYAAFSLPPGVTALSPANNSIYTAPSGREYSVRNPNFSPFYSIRFMSDMAGIVSGESDIFEFTLPALANPSNILAIVRVEPKIFHQAYLQTFNCPVQTISKPAVQSPAGGAGAARHQEPSLRLFPNPTEGTLWADLSGWAAEQVWVRLFDAQGRLVQQALLLADEGPQALELAQTLSNGLYSIEATGEGGERQVARFILQR, via the coding sequence ATGTGTTCCAAACCAATTGTTCCTACCCTCTTCCTGCTACTTGCTTTCCTCTTTTTCTCCAAAACACTTCACGCCCAACTGCTTCCGAACAAAACGCCCATTGCCACGGGCGATGAACCCTCGCAAACGCTCGTCGTGAATATGTCGGGCGCCAAAATGCGGATGCCCTTAAGCCTGCCAAACACGGGAGCCAAAGTCGAGTTGTGCGACCTTGTGCCCGGTGAAACCTACATGGTCGTCGCTATCGGCATGACGCAAGGCCAGACGACCCGCTTCGCAATGTCGTGCAGCGACCCACTTGTCGCGTGGGAGCAGCAGCGCCCCCATGCCGCACGCTTCACGGCGATGACCACTTGCGTCGAATTGTGGGTGCATACCGACGAACCCGTCGCCGCGCCCATGTATCTATCGGTGAAATGCGAAACCTGCCCCGAGGCTGATGCGTGGAAAAAAAGCCTGTTGAAAGAGACAGGAGCCGCCGTGTTGCAAGTGCAAGGCGGCCAAACGGCGGAACAACTCATCAAACAAACCCTCATCAATGCTGATTGCTTCGACGTGGAAAACGTGACGTACTCGGGCTTTCCGGGACAAATCGGCACTTTTTCCAATGGCAACACCAACATCGGTTTTCCCAACGGGGTCATCATCGCAACGGGGAATATCAGTGTCGCGCCGGGGCCTAATTTATTCGACAACGCCAGTGCGGGATATGGCAGCTTCACGCCCGATAGCGACCTGTCGCAACTGGCGCAAAGCAACAATATCTATGACCGCGCCAGCATTGAGTTCGACTTTACGCCGACCGAGTCGCCCGTGTCGTTCCAATTTGTGTTTGCTTCGGAAGAATACTGCGAATACGTTTTTTCCTTGTTCAATGACGTGTTTGGATTTTTCATCTCAGGCCCCGGCATTGCAGGCACCAAAAACATTGCATTGGTGCCAAACACCAATAACCCCATCACCATCAACAACATCAACCACCTCGTCAACAATCAGTATTACACCAACAACCAGACGATTTGGAGCAGCAATCTTTGCGGCCAATTCCCTTCTTTCAACCAAGCCATCAACGAGGTCGAGTTCGATGGCTTCACCAAACAATTAGTCGCCACTGTCAACGTAATTCCGTGCGAAACCTACCGCATTCGCCTGAAAATCGCCGATGTGGGCGATGGGGTGTTTGACTCGGCAGTGTTTCTCAAAGGCGGTTCCTTTCAGGGCGGCGGCGATGCGACCGTGCGTTTTGTGGTGAATGGGACATCTGATGCCGAAGAAACCACCGAAGGATGCGACAATGTGGCCATCCAAATAAACCGCATCGGCTCTGACCAAAGTCAGCCCATCACGGTGACATTCAGCGTGGGCGGCACAGCCATCCCCGGCGAGGACTACGAACCGCTCGATACCGCTTACACCATCCCGGCTGGCCAAAGTCAAATCCTCGTGCCAGTCAACATATTCAAGGACTTCACTGCGGAAGATTCCGAAACCATCGTGCTCCTCCTCGACAATTCCTGCTCCTGCGAGGTGACGGAAAAAACCCTGACCATCCTTGATTATGTGCCCATGAACGATACGCTCCTCACCGTATTGACTTGTAATGCAGGGGGCGGAACCATACTGAATGCCGAACTTCCCGGCGGCAAAGCTCCCTACACCTACTTCTGGAGCACCGACGAAACCACACCCACTATCACGGTCAGCCCGTCCGTCAACACCACTTACAGCGTCACGGTATCGGATGCTTGCGATGAGGTGGCAGAATATGTCTTTGAAGTGGAAGTGACCCCCTTGATAGAAATCACGGAAAACATCGCCTTTTGCGCCGGTGGCTCGGTCACTATTGGCGACTCAGTCTATACCGAACCCACGACCGTCGTGGACACTTTGCTCGCTGGCCCCGGCGGCTGCGATACCGTTCTGACCTACAATCTTACCCAGTTGCCACTCACCGAACTCACCGACACCATCTCCTTCTGTGCAGGCGATTCGGTGGAAATCAATGGCGTGTTTTACGCCGAGCCCGGCGTTGTGGTGGACACCATACCCGGCATGGCAGGCGATTGCGACACCATTCTGACCTATATCTTGGAAGAATTGCCCCTCAATGCGATATCCGATACCTTGGGATTTTGCCTTGGCGGCGCTGTCACCATCGGGGATTCGACCTACACCGAGCCGACCGTCGTGGAAATTATTTTGCCGGGTGAAAATGGCAATTGTGACACGCTCCTGACCATCGTCGTCGAATTGGTGCCACAAATTGCCACCACAGAAACCATCGCCTTCTGCCCCGGCGAATCGGTCACGCTCGGCGACACGACTTACACCGCTCCCGGCACGGTGCTGCTGACCCTGCCCGGCTCGAACGGCGATTGCGACACCCTCGCCACCTACATATTGGAACTGAGGCCACAAGCGAGTTTCACGGAAACCATCGCCTTCTGCCCCGGCGAATCGGTCACGCTCGGCGACACGACCTACACCGCTCCCGGCACGGTGCTGCTGACCCTGCCCGGCTCGAACGGCGATTGCGACACCCTCGCCACCTACATTTTGGAACTGAGGCCACAAGCGAGTTTCACGGAAACCATCGCCTTCTGCCCCGGCGAATCGGTCACGCTCGGCGACACGACCTACACCGCTCCCGGCACGGTGTTGCTCACCCTGCCCGGCTCGAACGGCGACTGCGACACCCTCGCCACCTACGTTTTGGAACTGAGGCCACAAGCGAGTTTCACGGAAACCATCGCCTTCTGCCCCGGCGAATCGGTCACGCTCGGCGACACGACTTACACCGCTCCCGGCACGGTGTTGCTCACCTTGCCCGGCTCGAACGGCGACTGTGACACCCTCGCCACCTACATTTTGGAACTGAGGCCACAAGCGAGTTTCACGGAAACTATCGCCTTCTGCCCCGGCGAATCGGTCACGCTCGGCGACACGACTTACACCGCTCCCGGCACGGTGTTGCTCACCCTGCCCGGCTCGAACGGCGACTGTGACACCCTCGCCACCTACATTTTGGAACTGAGGCCACAAGTCAGTTTCACGGAAACCTATCCTTATTGCCCCGGCGATACCGTTTTCATCAACGGCAATGCCTACACGACGGCAGGCACATATTTCGACACCCTTTCAGGTGCCAATGGGGAGTGCGACACATTAGCCACTTATGTGTTGGTGTCGCTGACACCAGCGCCCTCTACGGTCAACCTTGTTTGTCCAAGCAATGTGACCCTGACCGTGGAGCCACCCGTGCTGAACTACAATTTGCCGAACGCTTCCACCGACTGCGATTGCCCCGGTCTGTCGCTCCAAATGACGAATGGGCTGCCTCCCGGAAGCACGTTCCCCATTGGTCAGACGGAGATTTGCTACATGGCCAAGGATAGCTGCGGCAATACCACTTCCTGCTGTTTCACCGTGACGGTGCCAGAGGAAGAGCCTTGCGACGAGGCGACGGCGGGGTGCATCAAGTACGAATTGCTGGGCATCACGAAGGACGACAAAGGCAACAGGACCTATCGCTTCCGAGTGCGAAACAATTGCCCCACGCGCCTCATGTACGCGGCCTTCTCCTTGCCGCCAGGGGTGACTGCTCTCAGCCCAGCGAACAACTCCATCTACACGGCGCCAAGTGGTCGGGAATACAGCGTTCGGAACCCGAACTTCTCGCCGTTCTACTCCATCCGGTTCATGTCGGACATGGCAGGCATCGTCAGCGGCGAGTCGGACATCTTTGAGTTCACTCTTCCCGCATTGGCCAATCCAAGCAACATATTGGCCATTGTTCGGGTGGAGCCAAAAATCTTCCATCAGGCCTACCTACAGACCTTCAATTGCCCGGTGCAGACCATTTCAAAACCCGCTGTGCAATCGCCAGCGGGCGGCGCGGGCGCGGCGCGGCACCAGGAGCCTTCCCTTCGCTTGTTCCCCAACCCGACGGAAGGCACCCTGTGGGCTGACCTGTCGGGCTGGGCCGCTGAGCAGGTGTGGGTGCGGTTGTTCGACGCACAAGGCAGGCTCGTGCAGCAGGCGCTGCTGCTCGCGGACGAAGGCCCGCAGGCGCTCGAACTGGCGCAGACCCTGTCCAACGGCCTCTATTCCATAGAAGCGACGGGCGAGGGTGGCGAGCGACAGGTCGCTCGTTTCATCCTGCAGCGATAG